In Sphingobacterium sp. PCS056, the following proteins share a genomic window:
- a CDS encoding MBL fold metallo-hydrolase gives MKIKFLGTGTSQGVPVIACQCIVCRSNSHFDKRLRSSILIHYHDRNIIVDTGPDFRYQMLREQVMHLDAILMTHSHKDHIAGLDDVRAFNFKQQSSIDIYGTPVLHEALRREFYYAFSGAQYPGIPRLELVEIEALNPFSLFDKEILPLEVMHYQMPVMGFRIDDFAYITDAKTISSATRKKLTGLKVLVINALQKESHISHLTLGEAIEFAQEIGAQKTYLTHIGHRMGLHQDVSQELPQHIHLAYDQLEIEL, from the coding sequence TTGAAAATCAAATTTTTAGGAACGGGGACTTCACAGGGTGTACCTGTAATCGCTTGTCAATGTATTGTTTGTCGATCAAATAGTCATTTTGATAAACGCTTGCGTTCTTCTATTTTGATTCATTATCATGACCGAAATATTATCGTTGATACGGGGCCTGATTTTAGGTATCAGATGCTGCGCGAACAAGTTATGCATTTGGATGCCATATTAATGACCCATTCACACAAAGATCATATCGCGGGTCTCGATGATGTTCGTGCTTTTAATTTTAAACAACAATCTTCCATCGATATTTACGGAACACCGGTGCTTCATGAGGCCTTGAGACGCGAATTTTATTACGCATTCTCGGGAGCGCAGTATCCAGGTATTCCAAGATTGGAATTGGTAGAAATAGAAGCGTTAAATCCATTTTCTTTATTCGATAAGGAGATTTTACCCTTAGAAGTCATGCATTATCAAATGCCAGTTATGGGTTTTCGAATCGATGATTTTGCGTATATAACTGATGCCAAAACGATATCAAGCGCAACAAGAAAAAAATTAACAGGGCTGAAAGTCTTAGTGATCAATGCTCTACAAAAAGAAAGTCATATTTCCCATCTGACTTTAGGGGAGGCGATCGAATTTGCACAGGAGATAGGTGCTCAAAAAACCTATTTAACACATATTGGCCATCGCATGGGCTTACATCAAGATGTATCACAAGAGTTGCCCCAACATATTCACTTAGCCTACGATCAGCTTGAGATCGAGTTATAG
- a CDS encoding glycosyltransferase — MRIVILGSAYPLRGGGIASFNERLAQHYQQLGHEVDIYSFSLQYPNFLFPGKSQFSDEPAPKGLRIFSKVNSINPFNWIKIGLELKKAKYDLLIVRFWMPFFGPCLGTIQRIVRQNKHTKVVCIADNIIPHEHRMGDELLAKYFLNAVDGCVTMSKSVLKDLRAIKPKLPAVYTPHPLYDNYGPSISLEQARAELKIPVAEKVVLFFGFIRQYKGLDMLLEALAKNELKQMNVKLLLAGEFYGDEDYYQKLIEKHQLQDRIYLHTSFIANDAVGTYFCAADAVVLPYRSATQSGITQVAYHYDVPMIVTRVGGLPELVHDQVVGSVVEPNTEEIAKGIVAFYQDDKCDRFRENIKVEKKKYSWDTFGKEILRLGE, encoded by the coding sequence ATGCGTATTGTTATTTTAGGTTCTGCATATCCATTGCGAGGGGGAGGAATTGCTTCATTTAATGAACGATTGGCGCAACATTATCAGCAATTGGGGCATGAAGTAGATATTTATTCATTTTCGCTGCAATATCCTAACTTTCTGTTCCCAGGTAAATCACAGTTTTCAGATGAACCTGCTCCAAAAGGCTTGCGCATTTTTTCAAAGGTGAATTCGATCAATCCTTTTAACTGGATCAAAATAGGTCTTGAGTTGAAGAAAGCAAAATATGACCTCTTGATTGTGCGGTTTTGGATGCCATTCTTTGGACCGTGTTTAGGCACGATTCAGCGTATTGTACGTCAAAATAAGCACACAAAAGTCGTGTGTATCGCTGATAACATCATCCCTCATGAACACCGGATGGGAGATGAGCTACTGGCAAAATATTTTTTAAATGCAGTGGATGGTTGTGTGACCATGAGTAAAAGCGTACTCAAAGATTTAAGAGCGATTAAACCCAAACTACCAGCAGTCTATACCCCGCATCCCTTATACGATAACTACGGACCTTCTATCAGTCTTGAACAAGCACGAGCAGAGTTGAAGATACCTGTAGCCGAAAAGGTTGTCCTTTTCTTTGGTTTTATCCGCCAATATAAAGGATTGGATATGTTGCTAGAAGCTTTAGCAAAAAATGAATTGAAACAAATGAATGTCAAGCTGTTGTTGGCAGGAGAGTTTTATGGTGATGAAGATTATTATCAAAAATTAATTGAAAAACATCAGCTTCAAGATCGCATATATCTCCACACTTCTTTCATAGCCAATGATGCTGTAGGCACATATTTTTGCGCCGCAGATGCTGTTGTATTACCTTATCGATCGGCGACCCAGAGTGGTATAACACAAGTAGCCTATCATTACGATGTTCCCATGATTGTTACCCGTGTGGGGGGGCTACCTGAGTTGGTGCATGATCAGGTGGTTGGAAGTGTTGTCGAACCTAATACGGAAGAAATAGCGAAGGGAATAGTGGCTTTTTATCAAGATGATAAATGCGATAGATTTCGTGAAAATATTAAAGTCGAAAAGAAAAAATACAGCTGGGATACCTTTGGAAAGGAAATACTTCGACTAGGAGAGTGA
- a CDS encoding glycosyltransferase family 2 protein: MDISVVVPLFNEEESLPELTSWIDRVMAKHQFSYEIILIDDGSKDKSWAVIEDLKKDNNNISAIKFRRNYGKSAALNVGFAAAQGDVVITMDADLQDSPDEIPELYDRIMNKGADLVSGWKQKRYDPLTKTLPTKLFNAVTRGMSGIDNLHDFNCGLKAYRKDVVKNIEVYGEMHRYIPVIAKWAGFTNIQEQVVQHYPRKYGTTKFGAGRFVKGFLDLLSIFFVGKFAKRPMHFFGVMGVVSFLLGLMITLYLICHKLMSIASGAPFRDITDQPLFFLSLTAIIIGTQLFLTGFLAELVSRNSTDRNNYQIEKVI, translated from the coding sequence ATGGATATTTCAGTTGTTGTTCCTCTTTTTAATGAAGAAGAGTCTTTACCAGAGTTGACCTCGTGGATAGATCGAGTGATGGCTAAACATCAGTTTTCTTATGAAATTATTTTAATCGATGATGGAAGTAAGGACAAATCATGGGCAGTCATCGAAGATTTAAAAAAGGACAATAATAATATTTCTGCCATCAAATTTAGACGTAATTATGGAAAGTCAGCAGCTTTAAATGTTGGTTTCGCAGCCGCACAAGGAGATGTGGTCATTACGATGGATGCCGATTTGCAGGATAGCCCTGATGAAATCCCAGAATTGTACGATCGAATCATGAATAAAGGTGCTGACTTAGTTTCAGGATGGAAGCAGAAACGTTATGATCCCCTAACAAAGACATTACCGACCAAGCTATTCAATGCCGTGACGAGAGGAATGTCTGGAATTGATAATCTACACGATTTCAATTGTGGATTGAAAGCATATCGTAAAGATGTTGTAAAAAATATTGAGGTATATGGCGAAATGCACCGTTACATTCCTGTGATCGCCAAATGGGCAGGTTTCACCAATATCCAAGAACAAGTGGTGCAGCACTATCCACGCAAATACGGTACAACTAAGTTTGGAGCTGGACGTTTTGTGAAAGGTTTCTTGGACCTATTGTCCATCTTCTTTGTTGGGAAATTTGCGAAACGCCCGATGCACTTCTTTGGAGTTATGGGTGTCGTAAGCTTTTTATTAGGTCTCATGATTACCCTCTATCTGATCTGTCATAAATTGATGAGTATAGCTTCAGGAGCGCCATTTCGCGACATTACCGATCAACCCTTGTTTTTCTTGTCATTGACCGCTATTATCATTGGTACTCAATTATTTTTGACCGGTTTTTTAGCTGAACTTGTTTCCCGAAATAGCACAGATCGTAATAATTATCAGATCGAGAAAGTCATTTAA
- a CDS encoding DUF4199 domain-containing protein, which translates to MEVGVDKNSKITSIVYGVVLGVISFVLGLCSIYIVRPLAGSYLLQFTNPFFNFILFVGVTVLLTFCLRKKMGGIWDFSKALKCIYIMLVINHLVASVSTFSYLAYVEPTIQEENFHVMMNARIESMEKSTNFASEEEKQQTIDASIEQMEKDNESVATMTLGARVKGFVITLLPYFLFALLLAALTKNGQKSIGNPTV; encoded by the coding sequence ATGGAAGTTGGCGTAGACAAAAATAGTAAGATTACAAGCATTGTATATGGTGTTGTCTTAGGCGTGATTTCCTTTGTTTTGGGATTATGTTCGATCTACATCGTGAGACCATTGGCAGGATCTTATCTTTTACAATTTACCAATCCGTTTTTTAACTTCATTTTATTTGTAGGTGTTACGGTTTTATTAACGTTCTGCTTACGTAAGAAAATGGGCGGGATATGGGACTTTAGTAAAGCATTAAAATGTATTTATATCATGCTTGTAATTAATCATTTAGTCGCTTCGGTAAGTACATTTTCTTATTTGGCATATGTCGAACCTACGATTCAAGAAGAGAATTTTCATGTCATGATGAATGCACGGATTGAAAGTATGGAGAAAAGTACAAATTTTGCTAGTGAAGAGGAAAAGCAACAAACGATAGATGCAAGCATCGAACAGATGGAGAAAGATAATGAATCGGTCGCTACAATGACCCTAGGAGCACGCGTGAAAGGTTTTGTAATCACCTTGTTGCCTTATTTTCTGTTTGCCCTATTGTTGGCTGCTTTGACAAAAAATGGTCAAAAAAGTATCGGTAATCCAACAGTTTAA
- a CDS encoding dihydroorotase, with translation MKSVLITSVKVVLPGNEFDQQVVDVFIEKGKISKIAKSIEVADKNIEIFDGTGNVLSVGFFDLNANFGEPGLETKEDITSGSAAAAAGGFTAVAVMPNTEPAIQSRAEVALIVNIAKGNLVDVLPIGAVSKNRDGHEMAELYDMKQTGAIAFSDGNRSMQQAGLMSRALLYARGFGGLIIAHAEDASMAGGNKMNEGVMSTYLGMKGIPNLAESLMVSRDLYLAEYAEAPIHFTSISTAEAVDLIKKAKGKGIQVTCDVAAHQLVFTDDEIVDFDSNYKVSPPLRTKADAKALIKGLKDGVIDAVVSQHTPHEIEFKNVEFHIAKNGIIGLQTVLPLLIKAGLNEQQIVEKLAVNSRQIVGLTVPQIKEGEAANLVLFNMNESWVFDQQSNKSKSRNSPLFGKELKGKVKLVINNGQIIKNA, from the coding sequence ATGAAAAGCGTATTAATTACTTCTGTAAAAGTGGTTTTGCCAGGAAATGAATTTGATCAACAGGTGGTTGATGTGTTCATTGAAAAGGGAAAGATTTCTAAAATTGCAAAATCCATTGAAGTCGCTGATAAAAATATAGAAATATTTGACGGTACAGGAAATGTACTTTCGGTCGGTTTTTTTGACCTAAATGCCAACTTTGGTGAACCGGGATTAGAAACAAAAGAAGATATCACTTCTGGATCAGCTGCAGCTGCAGCAGGAGGGTTTACAGCAGTTGCTGTCATGCCCAATACTGAACCAGCTATCCAGAGCCGCGCTGAGGTTGCTTTAATTGTGAATATTGCAAAGGGTAATTTGGTGGATGTGCTGCCCATTGGAGCTGTGAGTAAAAATCGCGACGGACATGAAATGGCCGAACTGTATGATATGAAACAGACTGGTGCTATTGCATTCAGTGATGGTAATAGAAGTATGCAGCAAGCAGGATTAATGAGCCGAGCATTATTATATGCAAGAGGATTTGGAGGATTGATCATCGCCCATGCCGAAGATGCATCGATGGCAGGTGGCAATAAGATGAATGAAGGCGTCATGAGTACATATTTAGGTATGAAAGGCATCCCTAATCTTGCCGAATCATTAATGGTTTCGAGAGATTTATACCTTGCCGAATATGCCGAAGCACCCATTCACTTCACTTCAATCAGTACAGCGGAGGCAGTGGATTTAATTAAAAAGGCAAAAGGAAAAGGTATTCAAGTGACGTGCGATGTCGCTGCTCATCAGCTTGTATTTACGGATGATGAAATCGTTGATTTTGACAGTAATTATAAAGTAAGCCCGCCATTGCGCACCAAAGCAGATGCTAAAGCGTTAATAAAGGGATTAAAGGATGGTGTCATTGACGCTGTTGTGTCGCAACATACTCCACATGAAATTGAATTTAAAAATGTTGAATTTCATATCGCCAAAAATGGTATCATAGGATTGCAGACCGTTTTGCCGCTGTTGATCAAAGCTGGATTAAATGAGCAACAGATAGTTGAAAAATTAGCTGTAAATTCACGTCAGATCGTGGGCTTGACTGTGCCACAGATCAAAGAAGGCGAAGCTGCAAATCTGGTATTATTTAATATGAATGAAAGTTGGGTTTTTGATCAACAATCAAATAAGTCCAAATCAAGAAATAGTCCTTTATTCGGAAAAGAGTTAAAAGGAAAAGTTAAATTAGTGATCAATAATGGTCAAATCATAAAAAATGCTTAA
- a CDS encoding UbiX family flavin prenyltransferase encodes MSRKIVVAITGASGSIYAKVLLNRLVELKDQISEVGVVMSDNAKVVWQEELQNQDYNQIPFKFYSKNDFFAPFASGSARFDTMIICPCSMGTLARIAHGISSDLTTRAADVILKERRKLILVTRETPLSQIHIQNMKIITEAGGVICPASPSFYSMPKTFDDLAATVVDRVLSLAGFDFNHYQWGTE; translated from the coding sequence ATGTCTAGAAAAATTGTAGTGGCGATAACAGGAGCAAGCGGTTCCATATATGCTAAAGTTCTGCTCAATCGGCTGGTGGAATTAAAAGATCAGATCAGTGAAGTCGGTGTAGTCATGTCCGATAATGCGAAGGTGGTATGGCAAGAAGAATTGCAAAATCAAGATTATAATCAAATACCATTTAAATTTTACAGCAAAAATGATTTTTTTGCACCTTTTGCATCCGGTTCAGCACGTTTCGATACCATGATCATCTGTCCGTGTTCTATGGGCACATTAGCGCGTATTGCGCATGGTATTTCTTCCGATCTGACCACACGTGCAGCAGATGTGATATTGAAAGAAAGGCGAAAATTAATATTAGTGACACGCGAAACACCTCTAAGTCAAATTCATATTCAAAATATGAAAATTATTACAGAAGCTGGTGGCGTTATTTGTCCTGCATCACCTTCATTTTACAGCATGCCAAAGACTTTTGATGACTTAGCAGCTACAGTGGTTGATCGCGTACTGAGTTTAGCAGGTTTTGATTTTAATCATTATCAATGGGGAACAGAATAA
- a CDS encoding ankyrin repeat domain-containing protein, producing MSLSILEQYIESGNSRDLDLLLTNNPDLILEETSHGISPLLLACYFHKPQIIRVLLQHNQGLNIHEAVAAGLNNYIEAMIKQLPTVVNEISTHGYSALALATHFNKEEAVRILLTHKADPDIPTQNEESLYPLQIALLNKNNAISKLLIEAGADVNSIPSNGQTALHLAAQQGNIELIVLLLENGARIELKNMNNKTASDLAASKGYGDIAEILKEI from the coding sequence ATGAGCTTAAGTATATTAGAACAATACATCGAATCTGGAAATAGTAGGGATTTGGATTTACTATTAACCAATAATCCCGATTTAATCTTAGAAGAGACCAGTCATGGGATTTCGCCATTATTATTAGCCTGTTATTTTCATAAACCTCAAATCATACGCGTGCTGCTGCAACATAACCAAGGTTTAAATATACATGAAGCAGTTGCTGCGGGCTTAAACAACTACATAGAGGCTATGATTAAGCAATTGCCTACGGTTGTGAATGAAATTTCAACACATGGTTATTCTGCACTTGCCTTAGCAACACATTTTAATAAAGAAGAGGCTGTCCGAATTTTACTGACACACAAAGCCGATCCAGACATTCCTACACAAAATGAAGAAAGTTTGTATCCTTTACAGATCGCCCTTTTAAATAAAAATAATGCCATCAGTAAATTGCTTATAGAAGCTGGTGCCGATGTCAACAGTATACCGAGCAATGGTCAGACTGCACTACATCTGGCCGCCCAACAGGGAAATATTGAATTAATTGTATTACTTCTGGAAAATGGCGCGCGCATCGAATTAAAAAATATGAATAATAAAACTGCTTCAGATTTAGCCGCATCAAAAGGTTACGGTGATATTGCAGAAATACTGAAAGAAATTTAG
- a CDS encoding DUF2851 family protein translates to MTIPEDLLQFIWKLRLFQTDQLKTVHGDPIHVVQVGEQNNNAGPDFLFSKIRIGTVEWTGSVEIHMRASDWFLHGHHRDPQYHNVILHVVWDDDQDVYYKDGSLIPTFKLANYVSEKLLDQYQRLMEGQRWIPCENQLHQLDAFKIEHWIDRMAIERMEEKSQAILVLLEQFDGDWEKTFIVWLFRSFGFKVNAKAFEALGEQVSTLLVQKYRRDALKIEAMIFGQAGLLNTNFNEEYPLKLQQEYNYLKNAHDLKETHFPLLFSRMRPHNFPTIRLAQLANLLQHDRMHLQEILKVEKLNDFRVLMDQIQVATYWKTHFNFGKQSSLISNHRLSTVSQNIVIINAFIVFTFSYGTYMGLEEFKEKAMYWLEELPAENNNIIDKFEQMGVSCLHAAHSQGLLHIKNRYCDFKQCLSCGIGLELLKR, encoded by the coding sequence AATAACAATGCTGGCCCTGATTTTTTATTTTCAAAAATCCGTATCGGAACAGTCGAGTGGACTGGAAGTGTCGAGATTCATATGCGGGCATCAGATTGGTTTTTACATGGACATCATCGTGATCCTCAATATCACAATGTGATTTTACATGTCGTGTGGGACGATGATCAAGACGTATATTATAAAGATGGCTCGCTGATACCAACATTTAAATTGGCAAACTATGTTTCAGAAAAATTGCTGGACCAATATCAACGTCTGATGGAAGGGCAGCGGTGGATTCCCTGCGAAAATCAACTTCATCAATTGGATGCTTTCAAAATCGAACATTGGATAGATCGTATGGCGATCGAAAGGATGGAAGAGAAGTCCCAGGCGATTTTGGTTCTATTGGAACAATTTGACGGGGATTGGGAAAAGACTTTTATTGTTTGGCTGTTCAGAAGTTTTGGATTTAAAGTTAATGCAAAAGCATTTGAAGCATTGGGTGAACAAGTTTCTACTTTATTAGTGCAGAAATATAGACGTGATGCCCTTAAAATAGAAGCCATGATCTTTGGGCAAGCGGGTTTGTTAAATACAAATTTTAATGAAGAATATCCCCTAAAGCTACAACAGGAATACAATTATCTAAAAAATGCACATGATTTAAAAGAAACTCATTTTCCTTTGTTGTTTTCAAGGATGCGACCGCATAACTTTCCTACTATACGTTTAGCGCAATTGGCCAATTTATTGCAACATGATCGCATGCATCTCCAAGAAATTCTAAAGGTTGAAAAACTGAATGATTTTAGAGTGCTAATGGATCAGATTCAAGTGGCGACGTACTGGAAAACTCATTTTAATTTTGGAAAACAATCTTCTTTGATCAGCAATCATCGACTCAGTACAGTAAGTCAAAATATAGTGATCATAAATGCTTTCATCGTATTTACCTTTTCCTATGGAACATATATGGGACTCGAAGAGTTCAAAGAGAAAGCAATGTATTGGCTAGAAGAATTGCCTGCTGAGAACAATAATATCATCGATAAATTTGAACAAATGGGCGTATCATGTTTACATGCAGCCCACTCTCAAGGATTGCTGCATATTAAAAATAGATATTGCGATTTCAAGCAGTGCTTAAGTTGCGGTATAGGTCTGGAACTGTTGAAAAGATAG